The genomic window GCCACATCATCCAGACAGCGGATCCCCCAGCCTTTGTTCTGCGTCTTGAAGAGCTGAAGACGTACCTGCAGGCCATGCTGCACCAGCCGGTTGGTGCACATTTGCGCACAACATTTGCACCGCTTATTACACTCGTAGATCCTGTGTGAGAATGAGAGAGCACAAGAGACCAAACACCAGACAGGGTGAGACAATGGTAGGATCCTCTGAGACTAGACGAGAAAATTATGTGATACAGTCAAGAGCAATTATGTTCTTATCAGGTGATTAAAGGTGAGAATGGGTTAGTTTTTCTGTAGAGTGGAACATtaatggaagtgctttggtgagtGTATTATGTCTGACCCTGTGGGCAAACACTCCTCTAGTCTTTTGTGCAAATATCCTGCATTCGGGTTGATCTGTGCCCCGGGTGTGCAGCCGGTAGCCTGTAGGGTCAGCTGGTGGCAAGAGCACTTTGACCTGTAATTAAAACAATGAAACGTCTCAGAATATTAACAATGGGAGACGTATGAAAAAGAGAGGTTAAACAAAGATGAAATCCACTAACTTGTCTCGACAGCCATCAGTACAATCACATCCAACCAGGAAGTCAGCACTGGTGTTGATGAATACACCATCCTCAGGAATTCTCTCTTTACCTGGAGGAGATAGAAATGTTTGAATCTCTAAGAGGTGATTTAGTTCACAGTTATGTTTAAAAATGACCAAAGGATGTAAGTGACTTAAAACAGTGACAGAAAAAGTGACAGGTAAAAAAAGAGTCTGCTTATTATTTTGACAGAGTTGAAAATAGAGAACAAGTTATACACACTCAACATTGTCACCAACATGCCTACAATTTGGGTCAACCATGTATTGAGGAGCTAATGTTGAAGTGAGTttttgaaggaaggaaggaagcgaGAGCATTGGTGTGGACATGTCCAGgataaaatgaaagaaagaatataaaaatatcacacattcAGAGAGTCTTGCTAACTTCTGGTCACTTCCTTTGGGGAAATGTTCCCCAACTGCAAAACTCTGCCTGATGGTATACAGATTATTTATGTAGATCTAGTGTTCAGAACAAAATTAAAGGCGAGTCATCTGTCTGCGGAAAAGAGGAAAGATTTTAAGACAATATCCAGGTTATCTTCTTGATTTTGTACAagtgtttttatgtgtaagtTTAGACACAGTGGCTGTGGTGTTTGCTTTCTCCTCTGtcactgtggagaaaaaaaaattaattattcaTCTTCCACTAGTGGTGTTGACATGAAAAGTGACCTGTTCACCTTTTCTTTCCACGCacttatacacatatatttttcaaaacaatGCTTTTTCTGTCATTAAAAAGGGAAATTGAAATGACAAGCTGTAATAGATGAGAGCAGAATTTCACACTACCCTGTACATCAAAATGATCAATAATGAGTTTTAGGCAATCCCTagtaaacaagattttttttaatatattaagtaTGGGATCTGTAATTGTCCTTAGGAAATATCCTCATTcatcaaagcaaaaaaaaacaaaaaaaacataaagtgtGGTTTTAAAAATAACAGGGAAGCCTTTAGAAGAAAAATATCAAGTAAGCAACAATGAACACCTGTCCAGCTATTTAAAACATATCAGTACAAGTATGCTGAAATATGGTgttgttttttaaaaatgcattaacctggcttttatttttacacatcaaCATGAACCACATATCCTTCAATACTCTGATGGTGTCCTTACTGTAGGCGACTTTGGGAGGTGGGGCGGAGTCAATCTCATTGACACAGGACAGAGGGATGTCTTCTTTCCCTCCAGTGATGTCTGCTATGTAATAAAATTGCCTCTGAGGCTGGAAGGGCCTGTCCACAAGCACATAAGGGTCTAGACAGAACATCTCCAAGAAAATAAAGTCACAGTGCGTCTGGAAAAGGTACTGCTGGATCTCTGCCATGTTACGCAAACAAAGTCCACATGGAGCTTTGTAGATCACATGGAAGGACATCTGCAGGAAGGACACACAAAAGTATTTATTTAGGGAtgttccaaaaaaaacaaaaaaaaacaaaacaaaacaaaaaaaccaaagtgAATATGTTTTCCAATTAGGTAGAAGcttaagcagtgtttttcaaatgTACCTTGCGATTGACTTTGCGTCGTCCTGTCATGCGTCTGAAGTCATACAGTAAAGGTGTAAGGAGGGGGTTCTTTCCTCTGTGAATGTCTGGTTTTGCAGGTCGGACTCGATTCAGGCAGGCTGGCTGACAGGTGTGTGAAAGGTAGAAGACACGGTCTGTCGGGGCTCGGTATGAGGGCTGGTGTGGGATGGTGGACATAGTGTGGGTCATGGGAGGGGAGCCAGGAGCCAGAGTGGGCAGCTGCCTCTGGTACGTTTGGAAGTTAACACTATTTGGAGGATTTATCAACCTTATACTGCAGatcaaacaaaaagacaaagagagaaaaaaaagaaaatactgaaaataagatcAACACCTTCAATTACACTGATAATTATAGCTCAGTCTTGCCTTTTCCTTTAAGGACTATGCAGCGTGTCTACGGACTCACCCAGTTACTAGGTTACTAGGACTGGAGGAAAGAGACTGCATGATTTTGGAGGCATGTGTTCCTCCCACCCCAGGAATGAATGGAGAAGTGCTCTTCTTTGCCATTTGATGCTTAGTGCTTTaaaagagaagagagaaaaacaaaaacaaacaaaaatctgttACATCTTCCAGTCTTAAATGAAACCACATTCCTATTCAGGATAGAAGTGGCTAACAGCTAACTGCCCACAGCTGATGATCAAAAAGACATTATCCATAGTATCCAGAGGAGGGAACAATGTCAGCAACAACAACAGTTGTGTCCAAAAGTTTGGCTGTAACACAATTTATGCTCCACATCCTTAAAATCGCATGTTTACATCATTAAGTGAGGCTTACTCTGTCGGgggctgacagcaagggtatatccccgaaatccccccaatcctctgctatatataaattctatccacgataattgttagacaattgatattaactcagtttgagctacattgacatgatagtggcagaataatgctcagagaaaaaaatcttttccCACAAAAGTCCATCTAGTGAATGAacatgacaccatatgaactctggattgtagcgagaaaatggacatttgtaagatgatcaatatgaaacaaattttatctcaatcggcctattattgcttgatttatgtccaaaaaaactgattttcaactgaaGTGCCAGCATCTGGGTGACtacggctacgttcagactgtaggcaaatgtggcccaaatctgattttttcaaatccaacccagccCACttccacatgtggtcctaaatccgataagtatctgatattttgcaatgtgacttcagtctgaacagccaggtcacatttagccgacctttacatcattgaaatgcgacaaacgtcacaaatCCATGTTGCAGGAGGGGGAGCAGTGGGAAAAAGatgtttacttccataaacacaatgCGTGCCTGCGTAGTCATGTATTGTGTCAGGACcccttttgtgcatgtgggtcacttcagggtatACTcaactcatactcaaaactgatagaagttgcatttaatgtgtaatatgaacaagcacataaAAAATAAGTAGATAATTGTGcatcaagacctgctgtctgaacgtagccttataaTACTAATAGGgaagctgaaattgatagggCTCTTCCACctggggtcccctatgttggttatcaagggatgaGAAATCCAACCAAAACCGCCCTAgttattgcattcacatgaaggATATCCGGTAGTGGTCAGGGTAAAGCCTTTATACCCCTAAAACTTGATTTCACCTATATAAGTATGCTAATTCTCAAACTTCTGACTAAAACAAATGTATTATACTATCTAGAAACATTACAATGGAAttctaaaaacaacacaaatctgtTGAAGTTACTATCAACTTACACCATAGCAAAAAAAGACTATTCTATTCATATGTGTTGTGCTGAAGATTGTCGCATCATAAATGTGAAATTCCTCTTCAGCTCCAGCATAGCTTTACCAGGCAACTTAAGTTTAATAGTGTTACTGAAATGTTTTACTGAGTTTCACTCACTCAGCACGGGGAGGCAATGGGGACGGTGGTGTTTGTTGGACTGGTTGGGGTTGTGGAGGCTGTTGGACTTGTGCTGTCTGTTGTACAGGCTGACTGGATGAAGGCTGCGGTGCTTTGACAGGAGATGCTCCAACGTGTCCGTCGCTGGTGTACTGAACCACAGGGCCCTTACTCCTTAGTGCCCCTGGAGATGGAAATGGACAGTAAAACATCAACAGGAAAACAAATCTGAAAGGAAAGAGGGCTGCAACATTAGACTGAAAATATTCTAGTCTCTTGGATTTATATTCTTTCTACAACACAAAATTTAAACGCAATTTATGAGGCTTTTTAAAGCTCATAAAGAAAGTGCTGACTTTCAAGATGTCCAGTACATTGCCATCATCACCAACAATGTTTTCAGACACTCTAGCATTTgtctgtccattgtgttggctttTCTTACCCATGTTGGGTCGTGTCCTCTGCTGGCCAGCCAGCTTCTTCTCCTGGGTGTTTGCAGTGGTCATCTTCAGGTTGAACATTGGCTCCAACCTTGTGGAGCCTCTGTAGATCCACTCACTCCTCTTATCATCCTGATGAACATCAAACAACGCCGATTGACCCTCTATCTACTAACATAGCACTGATATGTATTTATAAAAACTGCATCATATCCACTGAAGTGAATTTTCTGCTCTGTTTTAATGATGACGCACCAAAAACAGGATCTTGACCAAACTTCCATCCACCTCCTCCACTCTGCTCTTCCACCAGGTTCCCTCCCACTCGGTTTTGATAATTTGGCCAACCTTTAGGAGCACCATGGGCCTGCTAGGATATGCAGTGATGTATTCCTCAATGAAGTCTCGACATGATGCATCCTCTATGTCCTCCCAAGTCCGTTTTACTAAGAAAATAAGTACgaaaacaatttaaaatgagTTGGCTTttcatcaataaaaacaaaaaccttcaaGAAACATAAGGTTAATAATAGAATGAATACTTACATGGTCGACAGATGGGGAAAAGCTCAGGTAGTGTCACATATGAGGCATATCCATCATCAAAGAAGATTAGAAATCTAAATATAACCAGGATTGGAACCAGTGAACACACAGATTGAACCCTTCCCTGATTTGCATTTCATTCTGTTAGCTTTTTCTACCCACCTCATACGGTTCTTGTTATTGGGCATCTCTGCGACTATACCAGCATAAAGCCACACCAGGTTGCCATCCTTGTACTTGGCGACTACACGAGCTCCAACATACAGTGTTTCCAGGGTGGGGTTGTAGTCAAAAGCCACATGATTTCCAGAGAGGAGACTCTTGCCTTTATCAAACTTTACTTTATACTTGTAAATACTGTTTCCTACAAACAGACAGAGGATATGCAGCATTAATGGCACAGTAGATCGAGACAATCCAATCACAGAAAATATATAGCTATGTTTTGATGAATAGTCAGTCAGGAAGCATTCATCTACAACTATTCTGGTGACTGATAATCACTTCTGCAAAAATATAACAGGTTCCAGGTTAATTTGATACTTCTTGTTGTCGTATCTAATCGTAAACTGGGACTTCGGGACACTAAGGCTTGACACACATGCAGctcataataatagtaataataataataataataataataataataattattattattattattattattattattattattattataaaacaatTATTTATCACACAAAACAATGTTTTCAAACACATAAATGAAAGAAGACAAATTTCTAATAACACACCAACAGGATTGATGGCGACAAGGGTGCCTTTATGCCAGGTCTTGGTACGTTTCTTTCCCAGAATGTTCATCCCAATTCTGAGCTCATCTTCCTTCAGTTTCGGAGTTGGCTGTATCATAGTCTGGGAAGGAACCTGGGATACAATCACTGCTGGCATTGAAGCTTGAATACCTGGAAGGCAGAAATACCTCACTGTTTTATTCTCAAACATTTCCCTTAAGTTAGAATACACGTAACATTGCCTGAGTGTGTGtgagttgtgtatgtgtgtgttcgctCTCACCTGACTGGGCTGGAGGTTGTGTTGTGGACCGAATCAGTGCAGCTCCCGGTGTTGGCTTGTGGACCATTTGGACTAACTTTTGCACCTGCTGAGTGCTTTTCTGTAGAGCTGCAGAAGCATCTTTTAACTGGAATAATACAAAACCAGGACAAAAATAGTCTATATCACTAATGACTATCTACATGCAATCGTTTTTCAGACAACTGAAGTAATACAAAGGTTGTGTGCTACACAACCTGACCACGAGAAGAACAAGGtaaacacatttacaaatgaaGTTAAGCAGTAAAAATAAGCAAACAATCTAATGAAGCTTTCAGTTGTTCTCACCACTTGATCTTTGACAGGAACTACTGGTCTCTTTGGAGGAAccactgaaacattaaaaaaacaaaactaattagGTCATTAGTACCTGCCAAATGCTGTATTTTATTAGCAGTGAATGATAACTATTCTCATGAGGAACATGACGTACAACAGCCAACGGCAAtaacgtcatcatcatcatcgtcgtctatCTCAATAACCTCTGAAGACAAaactcctccaccacctccttcATCCTCTGAGCTGCTCTCTCGATAAACAAGCCCATTCTTTTGGTAAGTTTCCTTTACCAGCTTTTCACATTCAAGTATGGACCTAAAAAGATTGACAACACACAAACTCAGACAGTGTAACACAACCCACTGCAACACACTAAATCTGCCTGTTTCCTGCTCAGCTGAGAGCTCAACATTCCTAAGCAACATTCAACAAAATGAAGTATAAACACACTAATGTAGTAACGTCGATCGAATTATTGTCGTAATACAATATAACAAACAAGttcctttaaagacacatttcaGGGATTGCCATTTTATTCATCCCTTCCCTGATGTCTTTCCGCTTTTAAGAAATATACAAGAAACGTGTCTGAAACAACATCTGCATTGTGGTTAGTATTGGTTTGACATTTGTCACAACAAATTAAAAGAAGACCCATAAATGTAGCAAAGTTGACCAATAAAATATAAGACTGTAACTTAAATGACCTACTatagaaaacagcaaaaaatCACCCACcattaaataaatgtaatgaaCATGTTACTGACAAAGGCTACTCACTGGCTGGCGTTTTTGAGGAGCGTCTCGGTCATcgcttcctcctcttctttctgttTCACATATTCCGTGAGCTCCATCAGCTGAGCCTTTTTCTTCTGCACAATCTCACTCTTTTCCACAGCATCTTCAATCCACTTCTTCAGCTCATCCAGAGAAATTCCCAGCTCTTCTTCCAGACTGGGGTCCCAGCCCTCCACCTCCATGCTgaggagacagaaagagacatTGCAATTAAACTAAAACAATCAGCAAGACAATCTATGTGTTTTTCACAACACCTTactcaaatgaaaagaaaaattaaaattttgcTACCACATTTCACTGTAATTCATGGACACAGaacattcacaattttttttaactaaagcaGACTGCAATTACCCAATTAATATTTcacttttttgttcatgttttagcATGCTGTGTGATGTTACAATGATAACACTTTCAAGTTGTGTGAAAATGAACCCAACACACCCTCAGCCTTTAAGCCACTATGCAACCGAAGTAAAACCCTGTTTATAACATCGACATATATACTCTGACCCACGAAGATGCTGCATGGCAAACATCACAAACAGGAAAATCTATTCTAGTCTGGATTCCAAGTCTTATCTGATGCACATTTTAACTTCAGtgtaaacacaaacatgtctgcaaATATTGCTAAAAATGTATATTACAGTGCAGATTTTCAGCCCAACTGATAAAAGTTCAGCTTGCACTTAATTGCGGGTCATAGTGTGCACGAATACAGTTAAAGGCATCACTGTTTGTGAGATCTGGTACAGCATCTTTCAGGATGCAATGAAAACTTTGCAAGACACATGTGCACACATCGCTGCCTCCTATGTTGCAGTGTCATCATAACACGATTACTGGCTTTGTTTACGAACCTCTCACTCAGGAACTGATGGTTCCAACACATGAAAATAATGGTAAAAGCGGATTGTTTGGTACAGACCGAAAACTGCCTTATGTAGatgatgtttttttgtaaatgtccGTTGCACAGGAGCACCATTGTGTGTTTAGACAAGCTTTAACATTGCATGAAATGAGACAGCATAAAAGCCAAAACATTGCTAAATTATCATCTTTTTTGAGTTATCATCTATCATCTCAGATACAAGTGAAGCTGAAAATATAAAAACGGCTCTAATTCCTATGTAAGACAGCGGGGACGCTAAAAGATAACGATTGCTAAAAGTGAGAGTAGGCTAGCTTGTTAGCTTTTATTAGCATAGACAACGTCTCATTTGATGACTGATGCAcgtgaatgaaaaacaaacagcaaTGTTTCCTGAGGATATGCTTTCAAGAGACACTGGATAATATAACCCAGACTTCAATCAGAGACGAGAACAGAGCTAAACACTCACCCCTCGCTGCCATCCATCCTTGCAGCTAGCAATTATAATACCGCTCGCTAGCTAATGCTAACAGTTAGCTATGGCAGCGTATGGCTTTGCTTCACGGGGTGTCCAAAGTGggcggtgtttttttttttttgtttttttttttaacgaattAGGTTCCGTAGCGGATTAGAGTCCCGCCCACCCGGTTTGTCCACAGTCTAAAACAAATTACGTCTGTGTGAACATTTAACTGTCGGACGCGACTACGTTACAGATGTATTAACACACAGGAAACTTAATACATGGAGGACTTCgctgttatttgtgttttgtccCACATTAACCATTATGGCTGCTGTGCACATTTTACACGCTTTTCATTGtccattttaattaaataatctTGGCTGTGTTGATGCACGGATTTTTGCaatattgtgtatttttattttatcttatttctaGCTCAGCTCCTACAATAAGTCTAAAATACACTGAGTAGAGACaaaagttacacacacacactgttaaacACACAAGTGTGCATCTGCAATGGCGGATTTACCACTGTGGTCAAAACAGCCCTGATTCTACATGGTCAAACAGCACCTAGGGTTTTCATGTGCACTATTTATCTGATCATTACGGTAAAGTAAGCTGGCTAAAATAGTTTTAAGGCtattttaacatgaaataaaacattttccctCCATAAGAATTTCACGAATTTGGTATTTTGGTATTAGttctattagcacaaacactatgaactacttttactgtgtactgttGGAATAATTgtactccaaaatcccttccaggTTACAAgtcttttcgtctgaaatagtgttaaatactaaatttaatgatgaataaaattaatttttccgaTAAGTTCCTCATGAATCGGGTGTATTTGGTATTATTACTTAATAtattattagcacaaacactatgaactacttttattgtgtacttttggagttatcatattccaaaatcccttccaggctacaagtgtttttgtctgaaatagtgtTAGACTAAAGTTTGCAAACTgagtttcctttcctttccttggtaactaattacatttatgagggAGTAATTCAGTTacaaattcaattacttttttgggaaagtgactagtaactataactaattacttttttaaaagtaatttgcccaacactggctattattaaattattaaatgctgttgCAATGTAGTTATTTTCTGTCCGTGaaaatgcagaacagaaaccAACTGACCCACGCACACCCCCATGGTATGACACACtgccacaccaagagatcaattccacaggaaacactgatatGTAGCCTATATTATCATCAGTAATTATGATAAAAGATGAAGCAAATTTCTACTCTATTGCATAACAATTCAATACTTTGTTTAAAAGTGTTATTGACTAActccgtaattttatgagaataaagtcattacaaaatgagtcataattttacgagaaaaactgcataatttaaaaacaggctggaaaaatatcataatttacaggAATAAAGTCGCATCCACTCATTGCATAATGGAGaattggaacattttgtgaggttatattttcatttaGGGTTTACGCGCGGTGTATATTATCCCACCATCATCTGATATGTAGCCTACAttactctatatatatatatatatatatatatatatatatatatatatatatatatatatatatatacatatatatatatatacagtacaggccaaaagtttggacacaccttctcattctttgcattttctttattttcatgactatttactttgtagattctctctgaaggcatcaaaactatgaatgaacacatgtggaattatgtacttaacaaaaaagtgttaaataactgaaaacatatcttatattctagtttcttcaaagtagccacccttagcactgatgactgctttgcacactcttgccattctcttgatgagcatcaagaggtagtcacctgaaatggtttcctaacagtcttgaagaagttcccagagatgcttagcacttgttggtccttttgccttcactctgcggtccagctcaccccaaaccatctcgattgggttcaggtccggtgactgtggaggccaggtcatctggcgcagcactccatcactctccttcttggtcaactatccctcacacagcctggaggtgtgtttggggtcattgtcctgttgaaacataaatgatggtccaactaaacgcaaaccggatggaatggcatgtcacttcaggatgctgtggtagccatgctgattcaggttgccttcagtcttgaataaatccccaacagcgtcaccagcaaagcacccccacaccatcacacctccccctccatgcttcacggtgggaaccaggcatgtagcatccatccgttcaccttttctgcgtcgcacaaagacacggcggttggatccaaagatctcaaatttggactcatcagaccaaagcacagatttccactggtctaatgtccattccttgggtttcttggcccaaataaatctcttctgtttgttgcctctcctgagcagtggtttcctagcagctatttgaccatgaaggcctgattcacgcagtctcctcttaacagttgttgtagagatgtgtctgctgctagagctctgtgtggtattcatctggtctctaatctgagttgctgttaatttgcgatttctgaggctggtgactcagatgaacttatcttcagcatcagaggtgactcttggtcttcctttcctggggcggtcctcatgtgagccagtttcgttgtagcacttgatggtttttgcgactgcacttggggacacattcaaagtttttgaaattttctagactgactgaccttcatttcttaaagtaatgatggccactcgtttgtctttacttagctgattggttctcgccataatatgcattctaacagttgtccaatagggctgtcagctgtgcatcaacctgacttctgcacaacacaactgatggtcccaaccccatcaataaggcaagaaattccactaagtaaccctgacaaggcacagctatgaagtgaaaaccatttcaggtgactacctcttgatgctcatcaagagaatgccaagggtgtgcaaggcagtcatcagagctaagggtggctactttgaagaaactaaatataagagatgttttcagttatttcacacttttttgttaagtacataattccacatgtgttcattcatagttttgatgccttcagtgagaatctacaaagtaaatagtcatgaaaataaagaaaatgcgaagaatgagaaggtgtgtccaaacttttggcctgtactgtatatatatgagAGAGCGAGAGACACACCCACCCCCCTTTCATTTTTTTGGATCCACCActgacaccccatgcatttgtgacatattacattaagaatcactctcaTGTCACTAAACTGATGTTTCAGCAatgtaatgaaacacatccagtacCTGGCATGTTGAcacttctgttatttttttcttgctaattataaacaaacaaaacagagatTTGCATTTGTTTGCATCTGTGTGAAGAAGCCACACCTTctgaaacacaattttttttttttcacaaatatttaatatttgaaaTTGTGCAAAATTTTAAGGTTGTCTGAAACTTTTGTCAACGTTAAACTAACTGGAAACGTTCATCAATCAGCCACTTTGTATTATACTTTATGCTGTACTAGAAACTGCAAGTAGTTGGACAAAGTGGATATTAACTACTTTAGATCCAACACCATGTCTAATAAGCTGCCAGGTAACATAAAGAAAGCAATTAGTTAATAAACTGTACAGGTAGGGATGTAAAgatatgacaatttcatatcatgattattgtgaccaaaattatcatggttattattattatcgcaatattgttgaaattgtcctcaaaatgttcaaaaagtactcacacactcactgaaataatttaatgaagctgtattatg from Sphaeramia orbicularis chromosome 16, fSphaOr1.1, whole genome shotgun sequence includes these protein-coding regions:
- the setdb1b gene encoding histone-lysine N-methyltransferase SETDB1-B translates to MDGSEGMEVEGWDPSLEEELGISLDELKKWIEDAVEKSEIVQKKKAQLMELTEYVKQKEEEEAMTETLLKNASQSILECEKLVKETYQKNGLVYRESSSEDEGGGGGVLSSEVIEIDDDDDDDVIAVGCLVPPKRPVVPVKDQVLKDASAALQKSTQQVQKLVQMVHKPTPGAALIRSTTQPPAQSGIQASMPAVIVSQVPSQTMIQPTPKLKEDELRIGMNILGKKRTKTWHKGTLVAINPVGNSIYKYKVKFDKGKSLLSGNHVAFDYNPTLETLYVGARVVAKYKDGNLVWLYAGIVAEMPNNKNRMRFLIFFDDGYASYVTLPELFPICRPLKRTWEDIEDASCRDFIEEYITAYPSRPMVLLKVGQIIKTEWEGTWWKSRVEEVDGSLVKILFLDDKRSEWIYRGSTRLEPMFNLKMTTANTQEKKLAGQQRTRPNMGALRSKGPVVQYTSDGHVGASPVKAPQPSSSQPVQQTAQVQQPPQPQPVQQTPPSPLPPRADTKHQMAKKSTSPFIPGVGGTHASKIMQSLSSSPSNLVTGIRLINPPNSVNFQTYQRQLPTLAPGSPPMTHTMSTIPHQPSYRAPTDRVFYLSHTCQPACLNRVRPAKPDIHRGKNPLLTPLLYDFRRMTGRRKVNRKMSFHVIYKAPCGLCLRNMAEIQQYLFQTHCDFIFLEMFCLDPYVLVDRPFQPQRQFYYIADITGGKEDIPLSCVNEIDSAPPPKVAYSKERIPEDGVFINTSADFLVGCDCTDGCRDKSKCSCHQLTLQATGCTPGAQINPNAGYLHKRLEECLPTGIYECNKRCKCCAQMCTNRLVQHGLQVRLQLFKTQNKGWGIRCLDDVAKGSFVCIYAGKILTDDFADKEGLEMGDEYFANLDHIESVENFKEGYESEAHCSDSEGSGVDMSRIKIQPSALVRPPKKGQSSSSSGDSNDDDDKESKSEEESDSSDDTFVKENYFSSSSVWRSYTTRGQAKGNKEGSQDSKDGLNTSGKGAEEEKPPTIPEETGKSKVASWLTSQGLKKESGDNKSQVKSDPGKKQDVMTLSDSDDVQTISSGSDDNKEREKVTQAVTKKQVAVKSTRGIALKTSHGMMVKTGASGAGGGPGAQGGKPGQQGQSGGGNENAPKNTRLFFDGEESCYIIDAKLEGNLGRYLNHSCSPNLFVQNVFVDTHDLRFPWVAFFASKRIRAGTELTWDYNYEVGSVEGKVLLCCCGSTECRGRLL